One genomic segment of Emcibacter sp. SYSU 3D8 includes these proteins:
- a CDS encoding FkbM family methyltransferase: MQHLNTLADIIRHPSNAARPVRSVLRYVAWNLARRLIDTQFVTELPGGARILYSNRENYATLIYNNVLFDFETMLFVLHYLAADDLFVDVGANIGMYSILASATAGARSIAIEPVPVTFADLTSNIRLNGIDDRVEARNLGVGDKPGVLRFSADKGGMNHVLTADTAGDGLALPVVTIDSLMAGRDCTMMKMDIEGYELPALRGATATLENPSLKALIVEMNESGLRYGNPDRDVHAFILGFGFRPCQYDPATRTLTPIEGLSRHGLNALYVRDPSASSTLAAGRRITVAGKPW; this comes from the coding sequence ATGCAGCATCTGAACACCCTGGCCGACATCATACGGCATCCGTCGAACGCGGCGCGGCCGGTGCGCAGCGTGCTCCGGTATGTCGCATGGAACCTGGCGCGGCGGCTGATCGACACGCAGTTCGTGACCGAACTGCCCGGCGGCGCGCGCATCCTCTATTCCAACCGGGAGAACTACGCGACGCTGATCTACAACAACGTCCTGTTCGATTTCGAAACCATGCTGTTCGTCCTTCACTATCTCGCCGCGGACGACCTGTTCGTGGATGTGGGCGCGAATATCGGCATGTATTCGATCCTGGCGAGCGCAACCGCCGGCGCCCGGTCCATTGCGATCGAACCCGTGCCCGTCACCTTCGCCGACCTGACCAGCAATATCCGTCTCAACGGGATCGACGACCGGGTGGAGGCGCGAAACCTGGGAGTCGGCGACAAACCGGGCGTTTTGCGGTTCAGCGCCGACAAGGGCGGCATGAACCACGTCCTGACGGCGGACACTGCCGGCGACGGACTCGCATTGCCGGTGGTTACCATCGACAGCCTGATGGCAGGCCGGGACTGCACCATGATGAAGATGGATATCGAAGGCTACGAACTGCCGGCGCTTCGCGGCGCCACCGCGACCCTGGAAAACCCGTCCCTGAAGGCGCTGATCGTCGAGATGAACGAGTCCGGGCTGCGCTACGGCAATCCGGACCGCGATGTCCATGCCTTCATCCTCGGGTTCGGCTTCAGGCCCTGCCAGTACGATCCTGCAACCCGCACGCTCACCCCGATCGAAGGTCTGTCCCGCCACGGACTGAACGCCCTCTATGTCCGCGATCCGTCCGCCTCGTCGACGCTCGCCGCGGGACGGCGCATCACGGTCGCCGGCAAGCCGTGGTGA
- the trmD gene encoding tRNA (guanosine(37)-N1)-methyltransferase TrmD, producing the protein MVPAFAATVLTLFPEMFPGPLGVSLAGKALDRGTWSLDVRDIREHGLGKHRTVDDTPAGGGPGMVMRPDVLAAAIDAALADPAQAGRPLAYLSPRGKVFDQAMARRWAEAGGVTLVCGRFEGVDERVLEARQVEEVSLGDFVLSGGEPAAIVMIDAVVRLLPGVVGDEAVLNEESFADGLLEYPQYTRPQSWEGRKIPAVLQSGHHAEIASWRKSRAEDITRSRRPDLWARYVAEKNNKSG; encoded by the coding sequence ATAGTGCCTGCGTTCGCGGCGACGGTGCTGACGCTCTTTCCCGAGATGTTTCCCGGCCCGCTGGGCGTTTCGCTGGCGGGCAAGGCTCTTGACCGGGGTACGTGGTCGCTCGATGTGCGCGACATCCGCGAACACGGGCTGGGGAAGCATCGGACCGTGGACGATACGCCGGCCGGCGGTGGTCCCGGCATGGTGATGCGGCCGGATGTGCTGGCTGCCGCGATCGACGCGGCGCTGGCGGACCCGGCACAGGCGGGCAGGCCGCTGGCCTATCTGTCGCCGCGCGGCAAGGTCTTCGACCAGGCCATGGCGCGGCGATGGGCCGAAGCGGGCGGCGTGACGCTGGTGTGCGGCAGGTTTGAAGGTGTCGACGAGCGGGTGCTCGAGGCGCGGCAGGTTGAAGAGGTGAGCCTCGGCGATTTCGTGCTGTCCGGCGGCGAGCCGGCGGCCATCGTCATGATCGACGCGGTGGTGCGCTTGCTCCCCGGCGTCGTCGGCGACGAGGCGGTATTGAACGAGGAGAGTTTTGCGGACGGGTTGCTGGAATACCCCCAGTACACCAGACCGCAGAGCTGGGAAGGACGAAAGATCCCCGCGGTCTTGCAATCCGGCCATCACGCTGAAATTGCGTCTTGGCGGAAAAGCAGGGCTGAGGATATAACGCGGTCACGCCGGCCCGATCTGTGGGCGCGGTACGTGGCCGAGAAGAACAACAAGAGCGGCTAA
- the dapF gene encoding diaminopimelate epimerase, translated as MNALGTVRNFVKMHGLGNDFVVFDARMAPLALTPEQARFVADRHRGIGCDQIITILPSEKADAFMRIQNADGSEVSACGNATRCVASLLMGESGRDRATIETRADLLRCELEAVQEELVSVDMGEPRFGWREIPLAREADTLSLVFAKGPLEDPACVNVGNPHVVFFVDNATKIDLATWGPRIETDPMFPERINVGIAQVISTDEIRLRVWERGVGITQACGTAACAAAVAAMRRGLTDREIMVQLDGGPLEITWTAENRIIMRGPVATSFSGQVML; from the coding sequence ATGAACGCACTGGGCACGGTACGCAACTTCGTGAAGATGCACGGGCTGGGCAACGATTTCGTTGTCTTCGACGCCCGCATGGCGCCGCTTGCCCTGACGCCGGAGCAGGCTCGCTTCGTCGCCGACCGGCACCGGGGCATCGGCTGCGACCAGATCATCACCATCCTGCCATCCGAGAAGGCCGACGCCTTCATGCGGATCCAGAACGCCGACGGTTCGGAAGTGTCGGCCTGCGGCAACGCCACCCGCTGCGTCGCCAGCCTGCTGATGGGCGAGAGCGGCCGCGACCGGGCGACCATTGAAACCAGGGCCGACCTGCTGCGCTGCGAACTGGAAGCGGTGCAGGAAGAGCTGGTGTCCGTCGACATGGGCGAGCCGCGCTTCGGCTGGCGCGAGATTCCGCTGGCGCGCGAGGCCGACACCCTGTCGCTGGTGTTCGCCAAGGGCCCTCTGGAAGACCCGGCCTGCGTCAATGTGGGCAATCCCCATGTAGTGTTCTTCGTCGACAACGCGACGAAGATCGACCTGGCCACCTGGGGACCGCGCATCGAAACCGATCCCATGTTCCCCGAACGAATCAATGTCGGCATCGCCCAGGTAATCTCGACCGACGAGATTCGCCTGCGGGTGTGGGAGCGGGGCGTGGGCATCACCCAGGCCTGTGGCACCGCCGCCTGCGCCGCCGCCGTCGCCGCTATGCGGCGCGGCCTGACCGACCGGGAAATCATGGTGCAGCTCGACGGTGGGCCGCTGGAGATCACCTGGACCGCCGAAAACCGCATCATCATGCGCGGCCCCGT
- a CDS encoding DUF6817 domain-containing protein, which produces MTKYAPPPASPASHRDEKFRALAAMGAGDFAHINGSLEEHFTGVHDMLVEWGARPVLCDAGLFHAAYGTAHFADAMLTLDKRALVADIIGAEAEAIVYRYCSCDRATVWPRIGTAAPLPFDDRFTGETILMPLEELKEFCELTAANELQIAAGDPGFREQHREGFTSLFSRMRPWLSEPGNRFARSLFDIGQ; this is translated from the coding sequence ATGACCAAGTACGCTCCGCCGCCCGCATCACCGGCCAGCCACCGCGACGAAAAGTTCCGCGCCCTCGCCGCGATGGGCGCCGGCGACTTCGCCCATATCAACGGCTCGCTGGAAGAGCATTTCACCGGCGTGCACGATATGCTGGTGGAATGGGGTGCGCGCCCGGTGCTGTGCGACGCCGGGCTGTTCCACGCCGCCTACGGCACCGCCCATTTCGCCGACGCGATGCTGACCCTGGACAAGCGCGCGCTGGTCGCGGACATCATCGGCGCCGAGGCCGAGGCGATCGTCTATCGCTACTGCTCGTGCGACCGGGCAACCGTATGGCCCCGGATCGGCACGGCGGCGCCGCTGCCGTTCGACGACCGGTTCACCGGCGAGACCATCCTGATGCCGCTGGAGGAACTCAAGGAATTCTGCGAACTGACCGCCGCGAACGAGCTGCAGATTGCCGCAGGCGATCCCGGATTCCGCGAGCAGCACCGGGAAGGCTTCACCAGCCTGTTCAGCCGCATGCGGCCCTGGCTCAGCGAGCCCGGCAACCGCTTCGCCCGCTCGCTCTTCGATATCGGCCAATAG
- a CDS encoding CPBP family intramembrane glutamic endopeptidase: MNPGTQDKPFLPYGPWVTLALTGAVLVISGMMSQMLMLAVGAELDPSTANDPMLAYGIIANLLGIAAIMKLADWRAPGRATSYLAIQPFDRDMLWRWIAIAGALFATEWIVEAVVRPAFDIPPPQTWLDGVPFGALLVLTVIITGPVLEELLFRGFLLEGLLPTRLGQAGALTLSALAWTLLHFQYDLLSLLFVFALGIIFGLARLATGSLLPAILLHVAWNALWMLLTYV, encoded by the coding sequence ATGAATCCGGGAACACAGGACAAGCCATTCCTTCCCTACGGGCCATGGGTGACGCTGGCGCTCACCGGCGCGGTGCTTGTGATATCGGGTATGATGTCACAGATGCTGATGCTGGCGGTGGGCGCCGAATTGGACCCCAGCACGGCCAACGACCCGATGCTGGCCTATGGCATCATCGCCAACCTGCTGGGCATCGCCGCCATCATGAAGCTGGCCGATTGGCGCGCCCCGGGACGGGCGACATCCTATCTGGCTATTCAACCATTCGACCGCGACATGCTGTGGCGCTGGATCGCCATCGCCGGCGCGCTGTTCGCCACCGAATGGATCGTCGAGGCCGTGGTCCGGCCCGCCTTCGACATCCCGCCGCCGCAGACCTGGCTGGACGGCGTCCCGTTCGGCGCGCTGCTCGTGCTGACGGTGATCATCACCGGACCCGTGCTCGAGGAGCTGCTGTTCAGGGGCTTCCTGCTCGAGGGATTGCTTCCCACCCGGCTCGGCCAGGCCGGGGCGCTGACCCTGTCGGCGCTTGCCTGGACGTTGCTGCACTTCCAGTACGACCTGCTCTCGTTGCTGTTCGTGTTCGCCCTCGGCATCATTTTCGGACTGGCGCGGCTGGCGACCGGTTCGCTGCTGCCGGCAATCCTGCTGCATGTCGCCTGGAACGCCCTGTGGATGCTGCTGACCTACGTCTAG
- the ffh gene encoding signal recognition particle protein, whose protein sequence is MFETLSGRLGDIFDKLRGRGVLNESDVGAAMREVRVALLEADVALSVVKDFVEKVRARAVGQEVLRSVTPGQMVVKIVNDELVAMLGGESEDLSLAAAPPAAIMMVGLQGSGKTTSTAKIAKRLATRDRKRVLMASLDTRRPAAQEQLKILGTQINVPTLPIIPGQMPLDIAKRAMEAARLGGYDVVMLDTAGRLHVDEGLMAELDSVKFSTMPVEILLVADALTGQDAVNVAKQFNDRLSVTGIVLTRMDGDGRGGAALSMRAVTGRPIKLVGTGEKLDEIDNFHPSRVASRILGMGDVVSLVEKAQEMVSEQDAEALMKRLKKGQFTLVDYQKQLEQMRKMGGMTGILGLLPGVGKLKKALAGANIDESMLVRQDAIINSMTPKEREHTKIIAASRKKRIAAGSGTSVQEVNKLLKQHQQMAEMMKKMGKGGKGMPQLPPGFDGMLPR, encoded by the coding sequence ATGTTCGAGACGCTGTCAGGCCGTTTAGGCGACATCTTCGACAAGCTGCGGGGCCGCGGGGTTCTGAATGAATCCGACGTGGGCGCGGCCATGCGCGAGGTGCGCGTGGCGCTGCTCGAGGCTGACGTGGCGTTGTCGGTGGTCAAGGATTTCGTCGAGAAGGTGCGCGCCCGGGCCGTTGGCCAGGAAGTGTTGCGCTCGGTCACGCCCGGCCAGATGGTCGTCAAGATCGTCAATGACGAGCTGGTCGCCATGCTGGGCGGCGAGAGCGAGGACCTGAGCCTGGCGGCTGCGCCGCCGGCCGCCATCATGATGGTTGGCCTGCAGGGCTCGGGCAAGACGACCTCGACCGCCAAGATCGCCAAGCGGCTGGCCACCCGCGACCGCAAGCGCGTGCTGATGGCCTCGCTGGATACCCGGCGTCCGGCCGCCCAGGAGCAGCTGAAGATTCTCGGCACCCAGATCAATGTGCCGACCCTGCCGATCATCCCGGGCCAGATGCCGCTGGACATCGCCAAGCGGGCCATGGAGGCGGCGCGCCTCGGTGGCTACGACGTGGTCATGCTCGACACCGCCGGCCGCCTGCATGTGGACGAAGGCCTGATGGCCGAGCTGGATTCGGTCAAGTTCTCGACCATGCCGGTTGAAATCCTGCTGGTCGCCGATGCGCTGACCGGTCAGGACGCGGTCAACGTCGCCAAGCAGTTCAATGACCGCCTGAGCGTCACCGGCATCGTGCTGACCCGGATGGACGGCGATGGCCGCGGCGGCGCCGCCCTGAGCATGCGCGCCGTCACCGGCCGACCGATCAAGCTGGTGGGTACCGGCGAGAAGCTGGACGAGATCGACAATTTCCACCCGTCGCGGGTCGCCTCGCGCATCCTGGGCATGGGCGACGTTGTCTCCCTGGTCGAAAAAGCCCAGGAGATGGTCAGCGAGCAGGACGCCGAGGCGCTGATGAAGCGCCTGAAGAAGGGCCAGTTCACGCTCGTCGACTACCAGAAGCAGCTGGAGCAGATGCGCAAGATGGGCGGCATGACGGGCATCCTCGGCCTGCTGCCGGGTGTCGGCAAGCTGAAGAAGGCGCTGGCCGGCGCGAATATCGACGAGAGCATGCTGGTGCGCCAGGACGCGATCATCAACTCGATGACGCCGAAGGAGCGCGAGCACACGAAAATCATCGCCGCGTCGCGCAAGAAGCGCATCGCGGCAGGATCCGGCACCTCGGTGCAGGAGGTCAACAAGCTGCTGAAACAGCATCAGCAGATGGCCGAGATGATGAAGAAAATGGGCAAGGGCGGCAAAGGCATGCCCCAGCTGCCGCCGGGTTTCGACGGCATGCTGCCCCGATAA
- the leuD gene encoding 3-isopropylmalate dehydratase small subunit codes for MEKFTKLTGVAAPLPMINVDTDMIIPKQFLKVISRDGLGRGLFDEMRFKQDGSEIPEFVLNQPAYRDAKILVTGANFGCGSSREHAPWAILDFGITCVIAPSFADIFYNNCFKNGILPIVLPQADVDKLMDDAERGANAIVSVDLDAQEITGPDGGKIKFEIDPFRKHCLLNGLDDIGLTLEKKASIDSFEAKQSASQPWLYNAAV; via the coding sequence ATGGAAAAGTTCACCAAGCTGACCGGCGTGGCGGCCCCGCTGCCCATGATCAATGTCGACACCGACATGATCATCCCGAAGCAGTTCCTGAAGGTCATCTCCCGCGACGGTCTTGGCCGCGGCCTGTTCGACGAGATGCGCTTCAAGCAGGACGGCAGCGAGATTCCCGAATTCGTGCTGAACCAGCCGGCCTATCGCGACGCCAAGATCCTGGTGACCGGCGCGAATTTCGGCTGCGGTTCGTCGCGCGAGCATGCGCCCTGGGCGATCCTCGATTTCGGCATCACCTGCGTCATCGCGCCCAGCTTCGCCGACATCTTCTACAATAATTGTTTCAAGAACGGCATCCTGCCCATCGTGCTGCCCCAGGCGGACGTGGACAAGCTGATGGACGATGCCGAGCGCGGCGCCAACGCCATCGTGTCGGTGGACCTGGACGCCCAGGAAATTACCGGCCCGGACGGCGGCAAGATCAAGTTCGAGATCGATCCGTTCCGCAAGCATTGCCTGCTCAACGGCCTCGACGACATCGGCCTGACGCTGGAGAAGAAAGCCAGCATCGACAGCTTCGAAGCGAAGCAGAGCGCCTCGCAGCCCTGGCTGTACAACGCCGCCGTCTAA
- the rplS gene encoding 50S ribosomal protein L19 — protein MNIIEQIDQEQVAKLTEGKTIPKFGPGDTVRVNVRVVEGNRERVQAFEGVCIGRKNDGLHSSFTVRKLSYGEGVERVFPLYSPRLDSIELVRRGQVRRAKLYYLRGRTGKSARIVEKKDFTRTKKTAAAPQE, from the coding sequence ATGAACATTATTGAACAGATCGACCAGGAACAGGTTGCCAAGCTGACGGAAGGCAAGACCATTCCGAAGTTCGGCCCCGGCGACACGGTCCGCGTCAACGTGCGCGTGGTCGAAGGCAACCGCGAGCGTGTGCAGGCCTTCGAAGGCGTCTGCATCGGCCGTAAGAACGACGGCCTGCATTCGTCGTTCACGGTGCGCAAGCTTTCCTACGGCGAAGGCGTGGAACGCGTGTTCCCGCTGTACTCGCCCCGCCTCGACAGCATCGAGCTGGTGCGCCGCGGCCAGGTTCGCCGCGCGAAGCTGTACTATCTGCGCGGCCGCACGGGTAAATCGGCGCGTATCGTCGAGAAGAAGGACTTCACCCGTACCAAGAAGACGGCTGCAGCTCCCCAGGAATAG
- the leuC gene encoding 3-isopropylmalate dehydratase large subunit — protein sequence MSGPKTLYDKIWDSHLVHQAEDGTCVLYIDRHLVHEVTSPQAFEGLRMAGRTVHRPDATLAVPDHNVPTLGRANGIADPESATQVQTLENNAREFGVTYLGMDDVRQGIVHVIGPEQGFTLPGTTIVCGDSHTATHGAFGALAFGIGTSEVEHVLATQTLIQKRSKNMRVTVTGSLPVGVTAKDVVLAIIGRLGTAGGTGYVVEFAGPVIEALSMEGRMTVCNMTIEAGARAGLIAADQKTFDYFKGRPQSPKGAAWEQAVAAWSDLKTDPGAMFDVELTIDGNEIVPQVTWGTSPQDVLPITGSVPAPEDFTDESRRQATQRALDYMGLTPRTRLSDVPVDRVFIGSCTNGRIEDLRAAAVIAKGRKVAGNVTSAMVVPGSGLVKEQAEAEGLDKIFVEAGFEWREPGCSMCLAMNADRLEPGERCASTSNRNFEGRQGRGGRTHLMSPAMAAAAAIAGHLVDVRDFG from the coding sequence ATGAGCGGACCTAAGACGCTCTACGACAAGATCTGGGACAGCCATCTGGTGCATCAGGCAGAGGACGGCACCTGTGTCCTCTATATCGATCGCCACCTGGTTCACGAGGTGACGAGCCCGCAGGCCTTCGAGGGCCTGCGCATGGCCGGCCGCACGGTGCATCGTCCTGACGCCACGCTTGCGGTGCCGGACCACAACGTGCCCACGCTCGGCCGCGCCAACGGCATCGCCGATCCCGAATCAGCGACGCAGGTCCAGACGCTCGAGAACAACGCCCGCGAGTTCGGCGTGACCTATCTGGGCATGGACGACGTCCGTCAGGGCATCGTTCATGTGATCGGGCCGGAACAGGGGTTCACCCTGCCGGGCACCACCATCGTCTGCGGTGATTCGCACACGGCGACGCATGGCGCGTTCGGCGCGCTGGCGTTCGGCATCGGCACGTCGGAAGTCGAGCACGTGCTGGCCACCCAGACGCTGATCCAGAAGCGCTCGAAGAACATGCGGGTCACCGTCACCGGCAGCTTGCCGGTCGGCGTCACCGCCAAGGACGTGGTGCTGGCCATCATCGGCAGGCTTGGCACTGCGGGCGGCACCGGCTACGTGGTCGAGTTTGCCGGCCCGGTGATCGAGGCGCTGTCCATGGAAGGCCGCATGACGGTCTGCAACATGACCATCGAAGCGGGCGCCCGCGCCGGCCTGATCGCCGCCGACCAGAAGACCTTCGACTATTTCAAGGGCCGGCCACAGTCGCCGAAGGGCGCGGCCTGGGAACAGGCCGTCGCGGCCTGGAGCGATCTGAAAACCGATCCGGGGGCCATGTTCGATGTCGAACTGACCATCGACGGCAATGAGATCGTACCGCAGGTGACCTGGGGCACCAGCCCGCAGGACGTGCTGCCGATCACCGGCAGCGTCCCCGCGCCGGAGGATTTCACCGATGAGAGCCGCCGGCAGGCGACCCAACGCGCGCTGGACTATATGGGCCTCACGCCGCGGACCAGGCTGAGCGACGTGCCGGTAGACCGGGTGTTCATCGGCTCGTGCACCAATGGCCGGATCGAGGATCTGCGCGCCGCCGCCGTCATCGCCAAGGGCCGCAAGGTGGCCGGCAACGTGACCAGCGCCATGGTCGTGCCGGGCTCCGGACTGGTGAAGGAACAGGCCGAGGCCGAAGGGCTCGACAAGATCTTCGTCGAGGCGGGTTTCGAATGGCGCGAGCCGGGCTGTTCCATGTGCCTGGCCATGAACGCCGACCGGCTTGAGCCGGGCGAGCGCTGCGCCTCGACCTCGAACCGCAATTTCGAGGGCCGCCAGGGTCGCGGCGGACGTACGCATCTGATGAGCCCTGCCATGGCCGCTGCCGCCGCCATCGCTGGCCATCTGGTTGATGTGCGCGACTTCGGGTAA
- the leuB gene encoding 3-isopropylmalate dehydrogenase: MAINRSLLILPGDGIGAEAMAQVRRIIAWLEKNRSLSFDLDEDLVGGCSIDAHGVPVTDAVMDKAFKADAVLLGAVGGPKWDDIDFSIKPERGLLRLRKDLELFANLRPAVCFDALADASSLKRDVVAGLDILIVRELTGGVYFGEPRGITNLPNGQRRGVNTQVYDTEEIRRVVRVAFDIARARPNGKVTSSEKANVMESGILWREEAQWVHDNEYADIPISHMYADNCAMQLVRNPKQFDVIVTDNLFGDVLSDIAAMLTGSLGMLPSASLGAADANGKRRAMYEPVHGSAPDIAGQNLANPIATILSFAMALRYSFDLGADADLVEKAVQDVLAAGYRTGDIMQPGMTKTSTTGMGDAILAALDKRAA; this comes from the coding sequence ATGGCCATCAATCGCAGCCTTCTGATCCTGCCGGGCGACGGCATCGGCGCCGAAGCCATGGCGCAGGTACGCCGTATCATCGCCTGGCTGGAGAAAAACCGGTCCCTGTCCTTCGATCTCGACGAGGATCTGGTCGGCGGCTGCAGCATCGACGCCCACGGCGTGCCCGTCACCGACGCGGTGATGGACAAGGCGTTCAAGGCCGACGCGGTGCTGCTGGGCGCGGTCGGCGGCCCCAAATGGGACGACATCGACTTTTCGATCAAGCCCGAGCGCGGCCTGCTGCGCCTGCGCAAGGATCTGGAACTGTTCGCCAATCTGCGTCCCGCCGTCTGCTTCGACGCCCTCGCGGATGCCTCGTCCCTCAAGCGCGATGTGGTTGCCGGCCTCGACATCCTGATCGTGCGTGAGTTGACCGGCGGCGTCTATTTCGGCGAGCCGCGCGGCATCACCAACCTGCCCAACGGCCAGCGCCGCGGCGTCAACACCCAGGTCTACGACACCGAGGAAATCCGCCGCGTGGTCCGGGTCGCCTTCGACATTGCCCGGGCGCGCCCGAACGGCAAGGTGACCAGTTCGGAAAAGGCCAATGTGATGGAATCCGGCATCCTGTGGCGCGAGGAAGCGCAGTGGGTGCACGACAACGAATACGCCGACATTCCGATTTCGCACATGTATGCCGACAATTGCGCCATGCAGCTGGTGCGCAATCCCAAGCAGTTCGACGTCATCGTCACCGACAATCTGTTCGGCGACGTGCTGTCGGACATCGCCGCCATGCTGACCGGTTCGCTGGGCATGCTGCCCTCGGCGTCGCTGGGCGCCGCCGACGCGAACGGCAAGCGGCGCGCCATGTACGAGCCGGTGCACGGCAGCGCGCCGGACATTGCCGGCCAGAACCTGGCGAATCCTATCGCCACGATCCTCAGTTTCGCCATGGCGCTGCGCTATTCCTTCGATCTGGGCGCCGATGCGGACCTGGTCGAGAAGGCCGTGCAGGACGTGCTGGCCGCCGGCTACCGGACCGGCGACATCATGCAGCCGGGAATGACCAAGACGTCCACCACCGGCATGGGCGATGCCATCCTGGCCGCCCTGGACAAGCGCGCCGCATAG
- the rimM gene encoding ribosome maturation factor RimM (Essential for efficient processing of 16S rRNA), with protein MAGQAEGLVVLGAIAGAHGVRGEVKVKTFTEAPETIAAYGPLTGDPGGRVFRVKGLRAVKDGAVVRLDGVEDREAAEALKGTRLCVSRAALGEPEEEDSFFHVDLIGLTAEDEAGTKLGTVIAVHAFGAGDMLDVRLDETGKSVLVPFRREMVPVVDLKGGRIVVRLDDEDEEAEGDSA; from the coding sequence TTGGCCGGCCAGGCCGAGGGTCTGGTTGTCCTGGGAGCCATCGCCGGCGCGCATGGGGTGCGCGGCGAGGTGAAGGTGAAGACCTTTACCGAGGCACCCGAGACCATCGCCGCCTACGGACCGCTGACCGGCGATCCGGGCGGCAGGGTCTTCCGGGTCAAGGGGCTCAGGGCGGTGAAGGACGGCGCGGTTGTCCGGCTCGACGGTGTCGAGGACCGGGAAGCCGCCGAGGCGCTGAAGGGCACCAGGCTGTGCGTGAGCCGCGCGGCGCTGGGTGAGCCAGAGGAGGAAGACAGCTTCTTCCACGTGGACCTCATCGGCCTGACGGCCGAAGACGAGGCCGGGACGAAGCTGGGGACGGTAATCGCTGTCCACGCGTTCGGGGCGGGCGACATGCTGGATGTCCGCCTGGACGAGACGGGAAAGTCGGTGCTGGTCCCGTTCCGGCGGGAGATGGTGCCGGTGGTGGACCTGAAGGGCGGCCGAATCGTGGTCCGTCTGGATGACGAAGACGAGGAAGCGGAAGGAGATTCGGCATAG
- the rpsP gene encoding 30S ribosomal protein S16: protein MALKIRLARGGAKKRPYYRIVVADSRAARDGGFIERIGSFNPLVPKDSEQRLKFDTERMQYWLKQGAQPTDRVAKFLAAADLIAKPAQRNNPIQGKPKAKAQERIRALAAAAEAAEAAAAKAAEAPAEAPAEAAAEASE, encoded by the coding sequence ATGGCACTGAAGATCAGACTGGCGCGCGGCGGCGCGAAGAAGCGTCCCTATTACCGCATCGTCGTGGCCGACAGCCGCGCCGCGCGTGACGGCGGTTTCATCGAGCGCATCGGCAGCTTCAATCCGCTGGTCCCCAAGGACAGCGAGCAGCGCCTGAAGTTCGACACCGAACGCATGCAGTACTGGCTGAAGCAGGGCGCCCAGCCGACCGACCGCGTTGCCAAGTTCCTGGCTGCCGCCGATCTGATCGCCAAGCCGGCGCAGCGCAACAACCCGATCCAGGGCAAGCCGAAGGCGAAGGCGCAGGAGCGCATCCGCGCGCTCGCCGCCGCCGCTGAAGCCGCCGAAGCCGCCGCCGCCAAGGCAGCGGAAGCCCCGGCCGAGGCCCCGGCTGAAGCCGCCGCCGAAGCGTCGGAGTAA